A genomic stretch from Ictalurus punctatus breed USDA103 chromosome 2, Coco_2.0, whole genome shotgun sequence includes:
- the arhgap44a gene encoding rho GTPase-activating protein 44 isoform X5, whose protein sequence is MKKQFNRMRQLANQTVGRAEKTEVLSDDLLQVEKRLDLVKQVSHSTHKKLTACLQGQQGADVDKRSVKSPTKKLPLTTLAQCMIEGAAVLGDDSLLGKMLKLCGDTEEKLAQELIVFELQMERDVVDPLYVLAEYSKSILHTKTQLYAHIPQMDVPQIQQAEIRVDIPNIQKQRKHLAKLVLDMDSARTRWQQSCKSSSHPSNLTPAGAKADALREEMEETANRMEICRDQLSADMYNFVAKEIDYANTFQTLIEIQAEYHKKSLEILQSVLPQIKAHQEAWIEKPSYGKPLEEHLTLSGRDIAFPIEACVTMLLECGMQEEGLFRVAPSASKLKKLKASLDCGVLDVQEYSADPHAIAGALKSYLRELPEPLMTSQLYDDWIQASNVQDMDKRLQALLAACEKLPTVNLNNFRYLIKFLAKLSEYQDANKMTPGNIAIVLGPNLLWTHSEANMTEMMTTVSLQIVGIIEPIIQHADWFFPGDIEFNLTGSYGSPIHTNHNSNYSSMPSPDMDQSDRKQSHDQGRRPLSVATDNMMLEFYKKDGIRKIQSMGVRVMDTSWVKGKGASTLARKASSTPPSAQPPGSPADTLITEQPGELNTSPIPTPPPVDRARTQHTVMVRAEFGCLNGKMVLDLVQCADTSSNEVSPHRPDPSHAHAPHGEERPPPPYPSASTTSHAPHHFYPKPPPCARPVAPGPESQPPDSPPSQLRWSGYGPPQPQPPPSSSSSSSSSSSLDINSNPKPSCLHFPKHGPACELPDVNTSPLYVKTPLILTRNEVALGNPPSLPTSGPPPWAACPCARERGPPRLPSTLKSKELSPVIGHKAVQAAGQPVPPVGQQSNSQSPHSAEHSPHTLRKAASKKLAPVPPKVPYGQSGAMSDQSTGQPSPVSLSPTPPSTPSPYGLGCAPGHVPPTSPGQGPLGTSHSLLSSPPSLTGTLNKSRPAPKPRQRPSLPPPQPPTIPPSVPQPMEQGLMDGLSPGESMSTAV, encoded by the exons GGCAGAAAAAACAGAAGTATTAAGTGATGATCTACTACAG GTGGAGAAGCGTCTGGACTTGGTGAAGCAGGTCTCGCACAGCACACATAAGAAGCTCACAGCCTGCCTGCAGGGACAGCAAGGGGCCGATGTGGACAAGAGATCAGTCAAATCACCTACG AAAAAGTTGCCCCTGACCACATTGGCTCAGTGTATGATAGAAGGTGCTGCAGTATTAGGGGACGATTCTCTGCTAGG TAAGATGCTGAAGCTATGTGGGGATACTGAAGAGAAGCTGGCCCAGGAGCTCATTGTCTTTGAGCTCCAGATGGAAAGAGATGTGGTGGACCCTCTCTATGTCCTGGCCGAG TACAGCAAATCCATTTTACATACAAAAACACAATTGTATGCCCACATACCACAGATGGATGTACCACAGATCCAGCAAGCAGAGATTAGG GTGGACATTCCCAACATACAGAAACAGCGGAAACATCTAGCCAAGCTTGTCTTGGACATGGATTCGGCACGGACAAG GTGGCAGCAGTCATGCAAGTCCTCCAGTCACCCCAGCAATCTAACCCCAGCCGGGGCCAAAGCAGATGCGCTCCgagaggagatggaggagaCGGCCAATCGCATGGAGATCTGCAGG GACCAGTTGTCAGCAGACATGTACAACTTTGTGGCCAAAGAAATAGACTATGCAAACACCTTTCAGACG CTTATAGAGATTCAAGCAGAGTATCACAAGAAGTCTTTGGAGATTTTGCAGAGTGTGCTGCCACAGATCAAAGCTCACCAGG AGGCTTGGATAGAAAAGCCATCCTATGGCAAGCCTTTGGAGGAGCATCTGACCCTCAGTGGCAGAGACATAGCTTTTCCCATTGAGGCGTGTGTCACCATGCTGCTGGAATGTGGCATGCAGGAGGAG GGTTTGTTCCGTGTGGCCCCTTCAGCATCCAAGTTGAAGAAGCTGAAAGCATCTCTAGATTGCGGGGTTCTGGATGTGCAGGAATACTCTGCAGATCCACATGCTATAGCAG GAGCTCTGAAGTCATATCTCCGTGAACTCCCTGAACCTCTAATGACCTCTCAGCTCTATGATGATTGGATTCAGGCTTCAAA TGTTCAAGATATGGACAAGAGGCTCCAAGCCCTCCTGGCTGCATGTGAGAAACTTCCAACAGTCAATTTAAACAACTTCAG ATACTTGATTAAATTCCTAGCCAAGCTCAGTGAGTACCAGGATGCCAACAAAATGACACCTGGTAACATTGCGATAGTGTTGGGACCCAATCTGCTGTGGACACATTCTGAAGC GAACATGACAGAAATGATGACCACAGTATCTCTGCAAATCGTTGGTATCATTGAGCCTATCATCCAGCATGCCGACTGGTTCTTCCCAGGAG ATATTGAGTTCAACCTGACAGGCAGCTACGGTAGCCCCATCCACACCAACCACAACTCCAACTACAGCTCCATGCCCTCGCCAGACATGGACCAATCAGATCGTAAGCAGTCACACGACCAAGGCCGACGCCCCCTCAGCGTTGCCACTGACAACATGATGCTGGAGTTCTACAAAAAGGATGG CATTAGGAAAATACAAAG TATGGGAGTCAGAGTGATGGATACATCCTGGGTGAAGGGTAAAGGTGCATCCACGCTTGCTCGAAAAGCCTCGTCCACCCCTCCCAGCGCCCAGCCACCTGGATCGCCCGCTGACACACTCATAACTGAGCAGCCTGGAGAGCTGAATACATCCCCCATTCCCACCCCTCCACCAGTAGACAGGGCTAG AACTCAACACACTGTGATGGTCAGAGCTGAGTTTGGCtgtttaaatggaaaaatggtCCTGGACTTGGTGCAGTGCGCAGACACAAG CTCCAACGAGGTGTCACCCCACCGGCCGGACCCCTCTCATGCCCATGCGCCCCACGGGGAGGAGCGGCCACCCCCTCCTTACCCTTCCGCATCCACCACCTCCCACGCCCCTCACCACTTCTATCCCAAACCCCCTCCCTGTGCACGGCCAGTGGCCCCAGGGCCCGAATCACAGCCCCCTGACTCCCCACCCTCCCAATTACGTTGGTCCGGCTATGGCCCTCCTCAACCCCAGCCACccccttcctcctcttcttcctcctcttcctcttcttctctcgACATTAACTCCAACCCCAAGCCCAGCTGCCTGCACTTCCCCAAACACGGCCCAGCATGTGAGCTGCCAGACGTGAACACCTCCCCTCTCTACGTTAAAACACCCCTCATTTTGACCCGCAACGAGGTGGCCCTCGGAAACCCCCCTAGCCTTCCCACATCCGGCCCCCCTCCGTGGGCTGCCTGTCCATGTGCCCGTGAACGAGGACCCCCCAGGCTGCCTAG CACACTGAAGAGCAAGGAGCTCTCACCTGTGATTGGCCATAAGGCCGTGCAGGCGGCAGGACAGCCAGTGCCACCTGTTGGCCAGCAAAGCAACAGCCAATCGCCACACTCAGCTGAGCACAGCCCTCACACCCTGCGCAAAG CAGCCTCGAAGAAGCTGGCCCCTGTGCCACCCAAGGTTCCTTACGGCCAGTCAGGGGCGATGTCCGACCAGTCCACAGGTCAGCCGTCCCCGGTCAGCCTGTCCCCCACTCCCCCAAGCACCCCGTCCCCGTATGGCCTGGGCTGTGCCCCAGGGCATGTGCCCCCCACCTCTCCTGGGCAGGGCCCACTAGGCACGTCCcactctctcctttcctctccccCATCTCTGACTGGCACGCTCAACAAGTCGCGGCCTGCCCCCAAACCGCGACAGAGACCAAGTCTGCCCCCTCCACAGCCACCCACTATCCCCCCCAGTGTCCCCCAGCCAATGGAACAGGGCCTGATGGACGGATTGTCCCCCGGGGAGAGCATGTCCACAG CTGTGTGA
- the arhgap44a gene encoding rho GTPase-activating protein 44 isoform X2 codes for MKKQFNRMRQLANQTVGRAEKTEVLSDDLLQVEKRLDLVKQVSHSTHKKLTACLQGQQGADVDKRSVKSPTKKLPLTTLAQCMIEGAAVLGDDSLLGKMLKLCGDTEEKLAQELIVFELQMERDVVDPLYVLAEYSKSILHTKTQLYAHIPQMDVPQIQQAEIRVDIPNIQKQRKHLAKLVLDMDSARTRWQQSCKSSSHPSNLTPAGAKADALREEMEETANRMEICRDQLSADMYNFVAKEIDYANTFQTLIEIQAEYHKKSLEILQSVLPQIKAHQEAWIEKPSYGKPLEEHLTLSGRDIAFPIEACVTMLLECGMQEEGLFRVAPSASKLKKLKASLDCGVLDVQEYSADPHAIAGALKSYLRELPEPLMTSQLYDDWIQASNVQDMDKRLQALLAACEKLPTVNLNNFRYLIKFLAKLSEYQDANKMTPGNIAIVLGPNLLWTHSEANMTEMMTTVSLQIVGIIEPIIQHADWFFPGDIEFNLTGSYGSPIHTNHNSNYSSMPSPDMDQSDRKQSHDQGRRPLSVATDNMMLEFYKKDGIRKIQSMGVRVMDTSWVKGKGASTLARKASSTPPSAQPPGSPADTLITEQPGELNTSPIPTPPPVDRARTQHTVMVRAEFGCLNGKMVLDLVQCADTSSNEVSPHRPDPSHAHAPHGEERPPPPYPSASTTSHAPHHFYPKPPPCARPVAPGPESQPPDSPPSQLRWSGYGPPQPQPPPSSSSSSSSSSSLDINSNPKPSCLHFPKHGPACELPDVNTSPLYVKTPLILTRNEVALGNPPSLPTSGPPPWAACPCARERGPPRLPSTLKSKELSPVIGHKAVQAAGQPVPPVGQQSNSQSPHSAEHSPHTLRKASKKLAPVPPKVPYGQSGAMSDQSTGQPSPVSLSPTPPSTPSPYGLGCAPGHVPPTSPGQGPLGTSHSLLSSPPSLTGTLNKSRPAPKPRQRPSLPPPQPPTIPPSVPQPMEQGLMDGLSPGESMSTGKHVSVTTARAGGQHPSFKLSVSPSYAGDGL; via the exons GGCAGAAAAAACAGAAGTATTAAGTGATGATCTACTACAG GTGGAGAAGCGTCTGGACTTGGTGAAGCAGGTCTCGCACAGCACACATAAGAAGCTCACAGCCTGCCTGCAGGGACAGCAAGGGGCCGATGTGGACAAGAGATCAGTCAAATCACCTACG AAAAAGTTGCCCCTGACCACATTGGCTCAGTGTATGATAGAAGGTGCTGCAGTATTAGGGGACGATTCTCTGCTAGG TAAGATGCTGAAGCTATGTGGGGATACTGAAGAGAAGCTGGCCCAGGAGCTCATTGTCTTTGAGCTCCAGATGGAAAGAGATGTGGTGGACCCTCTCTATGTCCTGGCCGAG TACAGCAAATCCATTTTACATACAAAAACACAATTGTATGCCCACATACCACAGATGGATGTACCACAGATCCAGCAAGCAGAGATTAGG GTGGACATTCCCAACATACAGAAACAGCGGAAACATCTAGCCAAGCTTGTCTTGGACATGGATTCGGCACGGACAAG GTGGCAGCAGTCATGCAAGTCCTCCAGTCACCCCAGCAATCTAACCCCAGCCGGGGCCAAAGCAGATGCGCTCCgagaggagatggaggagaCGGCCAATCGCATGGAGATCTGCAGG GACCAGTTGTCAGCAGACATGTACAACTTTGTGGCCAAAGAAATAGACTATGCAAACACCTTTCAGACG CTTATAGAGATTCAAGCAGAGTATCACAAGAAGTCTTTGGAGATTTTGCAGAGTGTGCTGCCACAGATCAAAGCTCACCAGG AGGCTTGGATAGAAAAGCCATCCTATGGCAAGCCTTTGGAGGAGCATCTGACCCTCAGTGGCAGAGACATAGCTTTTCCCATTGAGGCGTGTGTCACCATGCTGCTGGAATGTGGCATGCAGGAGGAG GGTTTGTTCCGTGTGGCCCCTTCAGCATCCAAGTTGAAGAAGCTGAAAGCATCTCTAGATTGCGGGGTTCTGGATGTGCAGGAATACTCTGCAGATCCACATGCTATAGCAG GAGCTCTGAAGTCATATCTCCGTGAACTCCCTGAACCTCTAATGACCTCTCAGCTCTATGATGATTGGATTCAGGCTTCAAA TGTTCAAGATATGGACAAGAGGCTCCAAGCCCTCCTGGCTGCATGTGAGAAACTTCCAACAGTCAATTTAAACAACTTCAG ATACTTGATTAAATTCCTAGCCAAGCTCAGTGAGTACCAGGATGCCAACAAAATGACACCTGGTAACATTGCGATAGTGTTGGGACCCAATCTGCTGTGGACACATTCTGAAGC GAACATGACAGAAATGATGACCACAGTATCTCTGCAAATCGTTGGTATCATTGAGCCTATCATCCAGCATGCCGACTGGTTCTTCCCAGGAG ATATTGAGTTCAACCTGACAGGCAGCTACGGTAGCCCCATCCACACCAACCACAACTCCAACTACAGCTCCATGCCCTCGCCAGACATGGACCAATCAGATCGTAAGCAGTCACACGACCAAGGCCGACGCCCCCTCAGCGTTGCCACTGACAACATGATGCTGGAGTTCTACAAAAAGGATGG CATTAGGAAAATACAAAG TATGGGAGTCAGAGTGATGGATACATCCTGGGTGAAGGGTAAAGGTGCATCCACGCTTGCTCGAAAAGCCTCGTCCACCCCTCCCAGCGCCCAGCCACCTGGATCGCCCGCTGACACACTCATAACTGAGCAGCCTGGAGAGCTGAATACATCCCCCATTCCCACCCCTCCACCAGTAGACAGGGCTAG AACTCAACACACTGTGATGGTCAGAGCTGAGTTTGGCtgtttaaatggaaaaatggtCCTGGACTTGGTGCAGTGCGCAGACACAAG CTCCAACGAGGTGTCACCCCACCGGCCGGACCCCTCTCATGCCCATGCGCCCCACGGGGAGGAGCGGCCACCCCCTCCTTACCCTTCCGCATCCACCACCTCCCACGCCCCTCACCACTTCTATCCCAAACCCCCTCCCTGTGCACGGCCAGTGGCCCCAGGGCCCGAATCACAGCCCCCTGACTCCCCACCCTCCCAATTACGTTGGTCCGGCTATGGCCCTCCTCAACCCCAGCCACccccttcctcctcttcttcctcctcttcctcttcttctctcgACATTAACTCCAACCCCAAGCCCAGCTGCCTGCACTTCCCCAAACACGGCCCAGCATGTGAGCTGCCAGACGTGAACACCTCCCCTCTCTACGTTAAAACACCCCTCATTTTGACCCGCAACGAGGTGGCCCTCGGAAACCCCCCTAGCCTTCCCACATCCGGCCCCCCTCCGTGGGCTGCCTGTCCATGTGCCCGTGAACGAGGACCCCCCAGGCTGCCTAG CACACTGAAGAGCAAGGAGCTCTCACCTGTGATTGGCCATAAGGCCGTGCAGGCGGCAGGACAGCCAGTGCCACCTGTTGGCCAGCAAAGCAACAGCCAATCGCCACACTCAGCTGAGCACAGCCCTCACACCCTGCGCAAAG CCTCGAAGAAGCTGGCCCCTGTGCCACCCAAGGTTCCTTACGGCCAGTCAGGGGCGATGTCCGACCAGTCCACAGGTCAGCCGTCCCCGGTCAGCCTGTCCCCCACTCCCCCAAGCACCCCGTCCCCGTATGGCCTGGGCTGTGCCCCAGGGCATGTGCCCCCCACCTCTCCTGGGCAGGGCCCACTAGGCACGTCCcactctctcctttcctctccccCATCTCTGACTGGCACGCTCAACAAGTCGCGGCCTGCCCCCAAACCGCGACAGAGACCAAGTCTGCCCCCTCCACAGCCACCCACTATCCCCCCCAGTGTCCCCCAGCCAATGGAACAGGGCCTGATGGACGGATTGTCCCCCGGGGAGAGCATGTCCACAGGTAAACATGTCTCAGTGACAACCGCAAGAGCGGGAGGACAGCATCCCTCTTTCAAACTGTCTGTCTCGCCATCCTATGCAGGCGATGGACTTTGA
- the arhgap44a gene encoding rho GTPase-activating protein 44 isoform X1, producing the protein MKKQFNRMRQLANQTVGRAEKTEVLSDDLLQVEKRLDLVKQVSHSTHKKLTACLQGQQGADVDKRSVKSPTKKLPLTTLAQCMIEGAAVLGDDSLLGKMLKLCGDTEEKLAQELIVFELQMERDVVDPLYVLAEYSKSILHTKTQLYAHIPQMDVPQIQQAEIRVDIPNIQKQRKHLAKLVLDMDSARTRWQQSCKSSSHPSNLTPAGAKADALREEMEETANRMEICRDQLSADMYNFVAKEIDYANTFQTLIEIQAEYHKKSLEILQSVLPQIKAHQEAWIEKPSYGKPLEEHLTLSGRDIAFPIEACVTMLLECGMQEEGLFRVAPSASKLKKLKASLDCGVLDVQEYSADPHAIAGALKSYLRELPEPLMTSQLYDDWIQASNVQDMDKRLQALLAACEKLPTVNLNNFRYLIKFLAKLSEYQDANKMTPGNIAIVLGPNLLWTHSEANMTEMMTTVSLQIVGIIEPIIQHADWFFPGDIEFNLTGSYGSPIHTNHNSNYSSMPSPDMDQSDRKQSHDQGRRPLSVATDNMMLEFYKKDGIRKIQSMGVRVMDTSWVKGKGASTLARKASSTPPSAQPPGSPADTLITEQPGELNTSPIPTPPPVDRARTQHTVMVRAEFGCLNGKMVLDLVQCADTSSNEVSPHRPDPSHAHAPHGEERPPPPYPSASTTSHAPHHFYPKPPPCARPVAPGPESQPPDSPPSQLRWSGYGPPQPQPPPSSSSSSSSSSSLDINSNPKPSCLHFPKHGPACELPDVNTSPLYVKTPLILTRNEVALGNPPSLPTSGPPPWAACPCARERGPPRLPSTLKSKELSPVIGHKAVQAAGQPVPPVGQQSNSQSPHSAEHSPHTLRKAASKKLAPVPPKVPYGQSGAMSDQSTGQPSPVSLSPTPPSTPSPYGLGCAPGHVPPTSPGQGPLGTSHSLLSSPPSLTGTLNKSRPAPKPRQRPSLPPPQPPTIPPSVPQPMEQGLMDGLSPGESMSTGKHVSVTTARAGGQHPSFKLSVSPSYAGDGL; encoded by the exons GGCAGAAAAAACAGAAGTATTAAGTGATGATCTACTACAG GTGGAGAAGCGTCTGGACTTGGTGAAGCAGGTCTCGCACAGCACACATAAGAAGCTCACAGCCTGCCTGCAGGGACAGCAAGGGGCCGATGTGGACAAGAGATCAGTCAAATCACCTACG AAAAAGTTGCCCCTGACCACATTGGCTCAGTGTATGATAGAAGGTGCTGCAGTATTAGGGGACGATTCTCTGCTAGG TAAGATGCTGAAGCTATGTGGGGATACTGAAGAGAAGCTGGCCCAGGAGCTCATTGTCTTTGAGCTCCAGATGGAAAGAGATGTGGTGGACCCTCTCTATGTCCTGGCCGAG TACAGCAAATCCATTTTACATACAAAAACACAATTGTATGCCCACATACCACAGATGGATGTACCACAGATCCAGCAAGCAGAGATTAGG GTGGACATTCCCAACATACAGAAACAGCGGAAACATCTAGCCAAGCTTGTCTTGGACATGGATTCGGCACGGACAAG GTGGCAGCAGTCATGCAAGTCCTCCAGTCACCCCAGCAATCTAACCCCAGCCGGGGCCAAAGCAGATGCGCTCCgagaggagatggaggagaCGGCCAATCGCATGGAGATCTGCAGG GACCAGTTGTCAGCAGACATGTACAACTTTGTGGCCAAAGAAATAGACTATGCAAACACCTTTCAGACG CTTATAGAGATTCAAGCAGAGTATCACAAGAAGTCTTTGGAGATTTTGCAGAGTGTGCTGCCACAGATCAAAGCTCACCAGG AGGCTTGGATAGAAAAGCCATCCTATGGCAAGCCTTTGGAGGAGCATCTGACCCTCAGTGGCAGAGACATAGCTTTTCCCATTGAGGCGTGTGTCACCATGCTGCTGGAATGTGGCATGCAGGAGGAG GGTTTGTTCCGTGTGGCCCCTTCAGCATCCAAGTTGAAGAAGCTGAAAGCATCTCTAGATTGCGGGGTTCTGGATGTGCAGGAATACTCTGCAGATCCACATGCTATAGCAG GAGCTCTGAAGTCATATCTCCGTGAACTCCCTGAACCTCTAATGACCTCTCAGCTCTATGATGATTGGATTCAGGCTTCAAA TGTTCAAGATATGGACAAGAGGCTCCAAGCCCTCCTGGCTGCATGTGAGAAACTTCCAACAGTCAATTTAAACAACTTCAG ATACTTGATTAAATTCCTAGCCAAGCTCAGTGAGTACCAGGATGCCAACAAAATGACACCTGGTAACATTGCGATAGTGTTGGGACCCAATCTGCTGTGGACACATTCTGAAGC GAACATGACAGAAATGATGACCACAGTATCTCTGCAAATCGTTGGTATCATTGAGCCTATCATCCAGCATGCCGACTGGTTCTTCCCAGGAG ATATTGAGTTCAACCTGACAGGCAGCTACGGTAGCCCCATCCACACCAACCACAACTCCAACTACAGCTCCATGCCCTCGCCAGACATGGACCAATCAGATCGTAAGCAGTCACACGACCAAGGCCGACGCCCCCTCAGCGTTGCCACTGACAACATGATGCTGGAGTTCTACAAAAAGGATGG CATTAGGAAAATACAAAG TATGGGAGTCAGAGTGATGGATACATCCTGGGTGAAGGGTAAAGGTGCATCCACGCTTGCTCGAAAAGCCTCGTCCACCCCTCCCAGCGCCCAGCCACCTGGATCGCCCGCTGACACACTCATAACTGAGCAGCCTGGAGAGCTGAATACATCCCCCATTCCCACCCCTCCACCAGTAGACAGGGCTAG AACTCAACACACTGTGATGGTCAGAGCTGAGTTTGGCtgtttaaatggaaaaatggtCCTGGACTTGGTGCAGTGCGCAGACACAAG CTCCAACGAGGTGTCACCCCACCGGCCGGACCCCTCTCATGCCCATGCGCCCCACGGGGAGGAGCGGCCACCCCCTCCTTACCCTTCCGCATCCACCACCTCCCACGCCCCTCACCACTTCTATCCCAAACCCCCTCCCTGTGCACGGCCAGTGGCCCCAGGGCCCGAATCACAGCCCCCTGACTCCCCACCCTCCCAATTACGTTGGTCCGGCTATGGCCCTCCTCAACCCCAGCCACccccttcctcctcttcttcctcctcttcctcttcttctctcgACATTAACTCCAACCCCAAGCCCAGCTGCCTGCACTTCCCCAAACACGGCCCAGCATGTGAGCTGCCAGACGTGAACACCTCCCCTCTCTACGTTAAAACACCCCTCATTTTGACCCGCAACGAGGTGGCCCTCGGAAACCCCCCTAGCCTTCCCACATCCGGCCCCCCTCCGTGGGCTGCCTGTCCATGTGCCCGTGAACGAGGACCCCCCAGGCTGCCTAG CACACTGAAGAGCAAGGAGCTCTCACCTGTGATTGGCCATAAGGCCGTGCAGGCGGCAGGACAGCCAGTGCCACCTGTTGGCCAGCAAAGCAACAGCCAATCGCCACACTCAGCTGAGCACAGCCCTCACACCCTGCGCAAAG CAGCCTCGAAGAAGCTGGCCCCTGTGCCACCCAAGGTTCCTTACGGCCAGTCAGGGGCGATGTCCGACCAGTCCACAGGTCAGCCGTCCCCGGTCAGCCTGTCCCCCACTCCCCCAAGCACCCCGTCCCCGTATGGCCTGGGCTGTGCCCCAGGGCATGTGCCCCCCACCTCTCCTGGGCAGGGCCCACTAGGCACGTCCcactctctcctttcctctccccCATCTCTGACTGGCACGCTCAACAAGTCGCGGCCTGCCCCCAAACCGCGACAGAGACCAAGTCTGCCCCCTCCACAGCCACCCACTATCCCCCCCAGTGTCCCCCAGCCAATGGAACAGGGCCTGATGGACGGATTGTCCCCCGGGGAGAGCATGTCCACAGGTAAACATGTCTCAGTGACAACCGCAAGAGCGGGAGGACAGCATCCCTCTTTCAAACTGTCTGTCTCGCCATCCTATGCAGGCGATGGACTTTGA